A genomic stretch from Primulina huaijiensis isolate GDHJ02 chromosome 14, ASM1229523v2, whole genome shotgun sequence includes:
- the LOC140957573 gene encoding protein PNS1 isoform X2 has product MGATEPVVVHREEEESMAESEENEDKREEIKDLEKGEMNIHSRQESTVETHPPSGFHMSRMQRLSNTNPLRLVIDNATRVAASSPYQQQPRPSPSPLQQPRPSSSPLQQPRPSPSPLQQPRSTPTPQQSVASLNSRSYTNKFSLVLFLLHIVLAIGLMGFLIFKGVQGLLREGRTKREEKRVVMHFLPQVEAASFLSITLAFIWQKAVRLWPRFMVHFIIWSSFALSLSAGILLICFQMPATDGVGVLFIAFAIGNGLYACWVTQRTSFCSRLFIKALEPAAKFHDINHPIYWMLGAGFLWMSVWIFAVIGAFNFYVPPALVIIVLVLSLAWVAEVMRNVANMTVSRVIALYYLRGMQSSTQFCFQRALSKNLGSASLGSLFVPAIEALRIVARGLNLIEGEDEFMFSCAHCCLRVMESIFSRGNGWAYVQIAAYGKGFVKASQDTWELFKKREMEVVVDSDITSAICFLTGICSGSICTIVVVAWTSTTYRGYMATLAILAAFIGYLMTRIAMALPHACVSCYYVCYAENPDNRLFDKTIQDRIDLIKSGRDVAVPTPRVPRRFMR; this is encoded by the exons ATGGGTGCTACAGAACCA GTTGTTGTGcacagagaagaagaagaatcaatGGCAGAATCAGAAGAGAATGAGGATAAAAGGGAAGAAATAAAGGATTTGGAAAAAGGTGAAATGAATATTCACAGTCGTCAAGAATCAACGGTTGAAACCCATCCTCCGAGTGGATTTCACATGTCGAGAATGCAAAGATTGAGCAATACAAATCCTTTAAGACTGGTGATAGATAATGCCACAAGGGTTGCTGCATCTTCTCCATATCAACAGCAGCCTCGCCCCTCGCCTTCGCCTCTGCAGCAGCCTCGCCCCTCGTCTTCGCCGCTGCAGCAGCCTCGCCCCTCGCCTTCGCCTCTGCAGCAGCCTCGCTCCACACCTACGCCACAA CAATCGGTGGCATCATTGAATTCAAGGTCATACACAAACAAGTTTTCTCTGGTTTTGTTCCTTCTGCACATAGTCCTTGCTATCGGGCTAATGGGGTTTTTGATATTCAAGGGGGTGCAAGGCTTGTTACGAGAAGGGAGAACGAAAAGGGAAGAGAAGAGGGTAGTGATGCATTTTTTGCCTCAAGTTGAGGCTGCATCTTTTCTTAGCATAACATTAGCATTTATATGGCAAAAAGCAGTGAGATTATGGCCTAGATTCATGGTTCATTTCATTATTTGGAGTTCTTTTGCCCTTTCGTTATCCGCCGGAATCCTTCTAATCTGCTTCCAAATGCCGGCCACTGATGGGGTTGGAGTCTTGTTCATTGCTTTTGCCATAGGTAATGGACTCTACGCATGTTGGGTTACCCAAAGAACTAGTTTTTGTTCCAGGCTTTTCATCAAAGCCCTCGAGCCCGCCGCGAAATTCCATGATATAAACCATCCTATTTATTGGATGCTTGGTGCTGGATTCTTGTGGATGTCAGTTTGGATCTTTGCAGTGATTGGGGCTTTCAATTTCTATGTTCCACCGGCTTTGGTTATAATAGTATTGGTACTGAGTCTTGCGTGGGTAGCTGAGGTAATGAGGAATGTGGCTAACATGACAGTCAGTAGAGTGATTGCTCTGTATTACCTTAGAGGAATGCAGTCAAGTACTCAATTCTGTTTCCAACGAGCATTGTCGAAAAATTTGGGAAGCGCTAGCCTTGGGTCGCTCTTTGTTCCCGCCATCGAGGCGCTTAGGATAGTAGCACGAGGGCTGAATTTGATCGAAGGTGAAGACGAATTCATGTTTTCTTGTGCACATTGTTGTCTGAGAGTGATGGAATCTATATTCAGCCGCGGCAACGGCTGGGCCTATGTTCAG ATTGCTGCATACGGAAAAGGTTTTGTCAAGGCATCACAAGACACATGGGAACTCTTTAAAAAGAGAGAAATGGAGGTGGTTGTTGATTCTGATATAACAAGTGCCATTTGCTTTCTCACCGGCATCTGCAGTGGCTCGATTTGTACGATTGTCGTCGTTGCTTGGACGTCCACCACCTACCGAGGCTACATGGCCACCCTCGCCATACTGGCTGCGTTCATAGGTTACCTAATG ACTAGGATAGCAATGGCGTTACCCCATGCCTGTGTAAGTTGTTACTACGTCTGCTATGCTGAGAATCCAGACAACAGGCTCTTTGATAAAACCATACAAGATCGAATAGACTTGATAAAATCTGGTCGAGACGTGGCCGTGCCAACTCCTAGAGTTCCTCGTAGATTCATGAGATAA
- the LOC140957573 gene encoding protein PNS1 isoform X1 produces the protein MGATEPVVVHREEEESMAESEENEDKREEIKDLEKGEMNIHSRQESTVETHPPSGFHMSRMQRLSNTNPLRLVIDNATRVAASSPYQQQPRPSPSPLQQPRPSSSPLQQPRPSPSPLQQPRSTPTPQQQSVASLNSRSYTNKFSLVLFLLHIVLAIGLMGFLIFKGVQGLLREGRTKREEKRVVMHFLPQVEAASFLSITLAFIWQKAVRLWPRFMVHFIIWSSFALSLSAGILLICFQMPATDGVGVLFIAFAIGNGLYACWVTQRTSFCSRLFIKALEPAAKFHDINHPIYWMLGAGFLWMSVWIFAVIGAFNFYVPPALVIIVLVLSLAWVAEVMRNVANMTVSRVIALYYLRGMQSSTQFCFQRALSKNLGSASLGSLFVPAIEALRIVARGLNLIEGEDEFMFSCAHCCLRVMESIFSRGNGWAYVQIAAYGKGFVKASQDTWELFKKREMEVVVDSDITSAICFLTGICSGSICTIVVVAWTSTTYRGYMATLAILAAFIGYLMTRIAMALPHACVSCYYVCYAENPDNRLFDKTIQDRIDLIKSGRDVAVPTPRVPRRFMR, from the exons ATGGGTGCTACAGAACCA GTTGTTGTGcacagagaagaagaagaatcaatGGCAGAATCAGAAGAGAATGAGGATAAAAGGGAAGAAATAAAGGATTTGGAAAAAGGTGAAATGAATATTCACAGTCGTCAAGAATCAACGGTTGAAACCCATCCTCCGAGTGGATTTCACATGTCGAGAATGCAAAGATTGAGCAATACAAATCCTTTAAGACTGGTGATAGATAATGCCACAAGGGTTGCTGCATCTTCTCCATATCAACAGCAGCCTCGCCCCTCGCCTTCGCCTCTGCAGCAGCCTCGCCCCTCGTCTTCGCCGCTGCAGCAGCCTCGCCCCTCGCCTTCGCCTCTGCAGCAGCCTCGCTCCACACCTACGCCACAA CAGCAATCGGTGGCATCATTGAATTCAAGGTCATACACAAACAAGTTTTCTCTGGTTTTGTTCCTTCTGCACATAGTCCTTGCTATCGGGCTAATGGGGTTTTTGATATTCAAGGGGGTGCAAGGCTTGTTACGAGAAGGGAGAACGAAAAGGGAAGAGAAGAGGGTAGTGATGCATTTTTTGCCTCAAGTTGAGGCTGCATCTTTTCTTAGCATAACATTAGCATTTATATGGCAAAAAGCAGTGAGATTATGGCCTAGATTCATGGTTCATTTCATTATTTGGAGTTCTTTTGCCCTTTCGTTATCCGCCGGAATCCTTCTAATCTGCTTCCAAATGCCGGCCACTGATGGGGTTGGAGTCTTGTTCATTGCTTTTGCCATAGGTAATGGACTCTACGCATGTTGGGTTACCCAAAGAACTAGTTTTTGTTCCAGGCTTTTCATCAAAGCCCTCGAGCCCGCCGCGAAATTCCATGATATAAACCATCCTATTTATTGGATGCTTGGTGCTGGATTCTTGTGGATGTCAGTTTGGATCTTTGCAGTGATTGGGGCTTTCAATTTCTATGTTCCACCGGCTTTGGTTATAATAGTATTGGTACTGAGTCTTGCGTGGGTAGCTGAGGTAATGAGGAATGTGGCTAACATGACAGTCAGTAGAGTGATTGCTCTGTATTACCTTAGAGGAATGCAGTCAAGTACTCAATTCTGTTTCCAACGAGCATTGTCGAAAAATTTGGGAAGCGCTAGCCTTGGGTCGCTCTTTGTTCCCGCCATCGAGGCGCTTAGGATAGTAGCACGAGGGCTGAATTTGATCGAAGGTGAAGACGAATTCATGTTTTCTTGTGCACATTGTTGTCTGAGAGTGATGGAATCTATATTCAGCCGCGGCAACGGCTGGGCCTATGTTCAG ATTGCTGCATACGGAAAAGGTTTTGTCAAGGCATCACAAGACACATGGGAACTCTTTAAAAAGAGAGAAATGGAGGTGGTTGTTGATTCTGATATAACAAGTGCCATTTGCTTTCTCACCGGCATCTGCAGTGGCTCGATTTGTACGATTGTCGTCGTTGCTTGGACGTCCACCACCTACCGAGGCTACATGGCCACCCTCGCCATACTGGCTGCGTTCATAGGTTACCTAATG ACTAGGATAGCAATGGCGTTACCCCATGCCTGTGTAAGTTGTTACTACGTCTGCTATGCTGAGAATCCAGACAACAGGCTCTTTGATAAAACCATACAAGATCGAATAGACTTGATAAAATCTGGTCGAGACGTGGCCGTGCCAACTCCTAGAGTTCCTCGTAGATTCATGAGATAA